One region of Microbacterium sufflavum genomic DNA includes:
- a CDS encoding carboxyl transferase domain-containing protein: protein MPATQEDLAHELRARIATAAIGGPEASRERHVARGKLLPRDRVARVLDEGSPFVEIAPLAADGLYGGEAPGAGVIAGIGLVHGRHVMVVCNDATVKGGTYYPLTVKKHLRAQEIALENRLPCLYLVDSGGAFLPRQDEVFPDRDHFGRIFFHQARLSAAGVPQLAAVLGSCTAGGAYVPAMSDETVIVRDQGTIFLGGPPLVKAAIGEVVSAEELGGGALHAKRSGVVDHLAEDDEHALEILRDIVATLPAPAPPAWEVVESRPPSETGSLYDVVPVDVNASYDVHVVIDRLVDGDTFREFKAEYGTTLVTGFARLHGHPVGIVANNGVLFSESALKGAHFIELCDQRGIPLLFLQNITGFMVGSDAEAGGIAKDGAKMVTAVATTRVPKLTVIIGGSFGAGNYSMCGRAYSPRFLWTWPASRISVMGGAQAASVLATVKEDQLAARGETWAPDDRAAFEEPIREQYERQGEPYYATARLWDDGIVDPAQTRDLLGLALDVVSRTPLPEPRFGVFRM, encoded by the coding sequence ATGCCGGCAACCCAGGAAGATCTGGCGCACGAGCTGCGTGCTCGGATCGCGACCGCCGCCATCGGCGGTCCGGAGGCGTCACGCGAACGTCACGTCGCGCGCGGCAAGCTGCTTCCGCGCGACCGGGTCGCGCGGGTGCTCGACGAGGGCAGCCCCTTCGTGGAGATCGCTCCGCTGGCGGCGGACGGCCTGTACGGGGGAGAGGCGCCGGGGGCCGGGGTCATCGCGGGTATCGGACTCGTCCACGGCCGCCACGTCATGGTCGTCTGCAACGACGCGACAGTGAAGGGCGGCACCTACTACCCGCTCACGGTCAAGAAGCACCTGCGGGCACAGGAGATCGCGCTCGAGAACCGCCTTCCGTGCCTGTATCTCGTCGACTCGGGCGGGGCGTTCCTGCCGCGACAGGACGAGGTCTTCCCCGATCGCGACCACTTCGGGCGCATCTTCTTCCACCAGGCGCGCCTCTCGGCCGCGGGTGTTCCGCAGCTCGCCGCCGTGCTCGGGTCGTGCACCGCCGGGGGAGCGTATGTCCCGGCGATGAGCGACGAGACGGTGATCGTGCGCGATCAGGGCACCATCTTTCTGGGCGGACCTCCGCTCGTGAAAGCCGCGATCGGCGAGGTCGTCTCCGCGGAGGAGCTCGGGGGTGGAGCGCTCCACGCGAAGCGCAGCGGCGTCGTCGACCACCTCGCGGAAGACGACGAGCACGCACTGGAGATCCTGCGGGACATCGTCGCGACGCTTCCCGCGCCCGCCCCGCCCGCCTGGGAGGTCGTCGAGAGCAGACCGCCGTCCGAGACGGGCTCACTGTACGACGTGGTCCCGGTGGACGTGAACGCGTCCTACGACGTGCACGTCGTGATCGACCGGCTCGTCGACGGCGATACCTTCCGGGAGTTCAAGGCCGAATACGGCACCACCCTCGTCACCGGCTTCGCGCGCCTCCACGGACACCCGGTCGGCATCGTCGCGAACAACGGCGTGCTGTTCAGCGAGTCGGCGCTCAAGGGCGCCCACTTCATCGAGCTGTGCGACCAGCGCGGCATCCCGCTGCTGTTCCTGCAGAACATCACCGGCTTCATGGTCGGGTCGGATGCGGAGGCCGGAGGGATCGCGAAGGACGGGGCCAAGATGGTCACCGCGGTCGCGACCACCCGTGTCCCGAAGCTCACCGTGATCATCGGCGGGTCGTTCGGGGCGGGCAACTACTCGATGTGCGGGCGCGCCTACTCCCCGCGGTTCCTGTGGACGTGGCCGGCGAGCCGCATCTCGGTCATGGGCGGTGCTCAGGCCGCATCCGTCCTGGCCACGGTGAAGGAGGACCAGTTGGCCGCGCGCGGTGAGACCTGGGCGCCCGACGACCGTGCGGCGTTCGAGGAGCCGATCCGCGAGCAGTACGAGCGGCAGGGCGAGCCGTACTACGCCACGGCGCGCCTGTGGGACGACGGCATCGTCGACCCCGCGCAGACCCGCGACCTGCTCGGGCTGGCGCTCGATGTCGTCTCCCGCACCCCGCTGCCCGAACCGCGCTTCGGCGTCTTCCGGATGTGA
- a CDS encoding acetyl/propionyl/methylcrotonyl-CoA carboxylase subunit alpha has translation MSSSPSLSFTTVLVANRGEIARRIIRTLRALGIRSVAVYSDADAGAPHVREADVAVRIGPAPAAESYLDIDAVVAAARATGAQAIHPGYGFLSESVGLAEACAESGIVFVGPSVTALQVMGDKARAREHVARSGVPVVPGFDARGLSDAEIEEEADAVGFPLLVKPSAGGGGKGMEVVADAAALRPALSSARRVAAAAFGDDALILERLIARPRHIEVQVFGDAHGRVVALGERECTLQRRHQKVIEEAPSAGIPEDTRDRLLTAAVRAAESVAYVGAGTVEFLVDADAPENVFFIEMNTRLQVEHPVTEEVTGLDLVALQLQVADGRPLEVEPRGRGHAVEARVYAEAPERGFLPSTGTVLLFEAPDGVRVDAAVETGSVVTGYYDPMIAKVIAHADDRATALRRLDDALARTVVLGVDTNIGFLRRLLHDERVVAGDLDTGLIETLLPLEPSRPSASQLAAAAAALQPVGVSPRAADALWGRLAGWRLGADPAPVAPLTVLTDDDAVVELHDADPGRSTVRAAVDADGAVWVVEDGATMRLLPVDRRARLQRRLAATGDGGRASEPEGRAPMPGSVVAVHVADGAVVAAGEPLVAIEAMKMEHQVLAPHDGVVHLLVATGDQVRRDQPVARVTTMEDDR, from the coding sequence ATGTCTTCGTCACCCTCTCTCTCGTTCACCACCGTCCTCGTCGCGAACCGCGGCGAGATCGCCCGACGCATCATCCGCACGCTCCGCGCTCTGGGTATCCGCAGTGTCGCGGTCTACAGCGATGCCGACGCGGGGGCACCCCATGTGCGCGAGGCTGACGTGGCGGTCCGCATCGGGCCCGCTCCGGCGGCCGAGTCCTATCTCGACATCGATGCCGTCGTCGCGGCCGCGCGGGCCACCGGCGCGCAGGCGATCCACCCCGGCTACGGCTTCCTGTCCGAGAGCGTCGGGCTGGCGGAGGCGTGCGCCGAGAGCGGAATCGTGTTCGTCGGCCCCTCCGTGACGGCTCTGCAGGTCATGGGCGACAAGGCCAGGGCGCGGGAGCACGTCGCGCGGAGCGGGGTGCCGGTCGTTCCGGGGTTCGACGCACGTGGGCTGTCCGACGCGGAGATCGAGGAGGAGGCGGACGCGGTCGGGTTCCCCCTCCTGGTGAAGCCGAGCGCGGGCGGAGGCGGCAAGGGCATGGAGGTCGTCGCGGACGCGGCCGCACTGCGCCCCGCCCTGTCCTCCGCGCGACGGGTCGCTGCCGCGGCCTTCGGCGACGACGCGCTCATCCTCGAACGGCTCATCGCCCGGCCGCGGCACATCGAGGTGCAGGTCTTCGGCGATGCACACGGCCGGGTGGTGGCGCTGGGCGAGCGCGAGTGCACGCTGCAGCGACGGCATCAGAAGGTCATCGAGGAGGCGCCGTCGGCCGGCATCCCCGAGGACACGCGCGACCGGCTCCTGACGGCGGCGGTGCGCGCGGCGGAGAGCGTCGCCTACGTCGGGGCCGGCACCGTAGAGTTCCTGGTCGATGCGGACGCCCCGGAGAACGTGTTCTTCATCGAGATGAACACGCGCCTCCAGGTCGAGCACCCGGTGACGGAGGAGGTGACCGGGCTCGACCTCGTGGCGCTGCAGCTGCAGGTCGCCGACGGTCGTCCCCTCGAGGTCGAGCCGCGCGGGCGGGGTCATGCCGTCGAGGCGCGCGTGTACGCCGAGGCTCCGGAGCGCGGCTTCCTGCCGTCCACCGGGACCGTGCTGCTGTTCGAGGCCCCGGACGGGGTCCGGGTCGACGCGGCTGTCGAGACGGGCAGCGTGGTGACGGGCTACTACGATCCGATGATCGCGAAGGTGATCGCTCACGCCGACGACCGGGCGACCGCCCTCCGCCGCCTGGACGACGCCCTGGCGCGCACCGTGGTGCTGGGGGTCGACACGAACATCGGGTTCCTGAGGCGGCTGCTGCACGACGAGCGTGTCGTCGCGGGCGACCTCGACACGGGGCTGATCGAGACTCTGCTCCCGCTGGAGCCGAGCCGACCCTCCGCATCGCAGCTCGCCGCTGCAGCCGCCGCTCTCCAGCCCGTCGGGGTATCGCCGCGAGCCGCCGACGCGCTGTGGGGACGACTCGCCGGGTGGCGGCTCGGCGCCGATCCCGCTCCGGTCGCGCCCCTCACCGTGCTCACCGATGACGACGCGGTGGTCGAGCTGCACGACGCCGATCCCGGACGTTCGACGGTGCGCGCGGCCGTGGATGCCGACGGGGCGGTGTGGGTCGTCGAAGACGGGGCCACCATGAGGCTTCTGCCCGTGGATCGGCGCGCGCGCCTCCAGCGTCGGCTGGCCGCGACCGGCGACGGTGGTCGCGCGAGCGAGCCGGAGGGACGAGCCCCGATGCCGGGGAGCGTAGTGGCCGTGCACGTCGCGGACGGCGCGGTCGTCGCGGCCGGCGAGCCGCTCGTCGCGATCGAGGCCATGAAGATGGAGCACCAGGTGCTCGCCCCGCACGACGGGGTGGTGCACCTGTTGGTCGCGACCGGCGACCAGGTACGGCGCGACCAACCGGTCGCCCGGGTGACGACGATGGAGGACGACCGATGA
- a CDS encoding acyl-CoA dehydrogenase family protein yields MIESLTDEERELAGMVREFADTVVAPQSYEADRTHTLSMDVVAQMGELGLFGLPFPEEYGGQGGDYMALGIAIEALGRVDQSIAITLEAGVSLGAMPIYRFGSEEQKRELLPDLLAGRALAGFGLTEPEAGSDAGATRTTARLDGDDWVIDGSKQFITNSGTPITRFVTVTAVTGANEGRKEISTIIVPNGTPGFTVEPPYDKVGWNASDTHPLTFDGARVPAGNLLGARGSGFRNFLSILDEGRIAIAALSTGAAEGCLEAAVAYAKSRTIFGSALSTRQNAQFTLARMRARVHTARLAWHHAARLRDAGSPFAEAAAIAKLVAGEAAMDNARDATQIFGGNGFMNEFPVARHYRDSKILEIGEGTTEVQLLVIARALGLAG; encoded by the coding sequence ATGATCGAGAGCCTGACCGACGAGGAGCGCGAGCTCGCGGGGATGGTGCGGGAGTTCGCCGACACCGTGGTCGCCCCGCAGTCCTACGAGGCCGACCGCACGCACACGCTCTCGATGGACGTGGTTGCGCAGATGGGCGAGCTCGGGCTGTTCGGCCTTCCCTTCCCCGAGGAGTACGGGGGACAGGGCGGCGACTATATGGCGCTCGGCATCGCGATCGAGGCGCTGGGCCGGGTCGACCAGTCCATCGCGATCACGTTGGAGGCGGGGGTCAGCCTGGGCGCGATGCCGATCTACCGGTTCGGCTCGGAGGAGCAGAAGCGCGAACTGCTGCCTGACCTGCTCGCCGGACGCGCTCTCGCCGGGTTCGGGCTGACGGAGCCGGAGGCGGGAAGCGACGCCGGCGCCACGCGCACCACGGCACGGCTCGACGGCGATGACTGGGTGATCGACGGCTCCAAGCAGTTCATCACCAACTCCGGCACGCCGATCACGCGCTTCGTGACGGTGACCGCCGTGACCGGTGCGAACGAGGGACGCAAGGAGATCTCGACGATCATCGTGCCCAACGGCACCCCGGGGTTCACGGTCGAGCCGCCCTACGACAAGGTCGGCTGGAACGCCTCGGACACCCACCCGCTCACGTTCGACGGGGCGAGGGTACCCGCCGGCAACCTGCTGGGGGCGCGTGGCAGCGGGTTCCGCAACTTCCTGAGCATCCTCGACGAGGGTCGCATCGCGATCGCCGCCCTCTCCACCGGTGCGGCCGAGGGGTGCCTGGAGGCGGCGGTCGCCTACGCGAAGAGTCGCACGATCTTCGGCAGCGCGCTCAGCACCCGGCAGAACGCCCAGTTCACGCTCGCCCGCATGCGTGCGCGCGTGCACACCGCGCGACTCGCGTGGCACCATGCCGCCCGGTTGCGCGACGCGGGCTCCCCGTTCGCGGAGGCCGCGGCGATCGCGAAGCTCGTGGCGGGAGAGGCCGCGATGGACAACGCGCGGGATGCGACGCAGATCTTCGGCGGCAACGGCTTCATGAACGAGTTCCCCGTGGCACGCCACTACCGCGACTCCAAGATCCTCGAGATCGGCGAGGGCACGACGGAGGTCCAGCTGCTGGTGATCGCCAGGGCCCTGGGGCTCGCCGGGTAG
- a CDS encoding MaoC family dehydratase, which translates to MSMRDIEQRGLYFEEFDTGVRYLHRPGRTATEADNVLFTTLTMNTQALHLDAAFADASEPFHARLINSMWTLSTMVGTSVAQLTQGTLVAQLGMGDIAFPHPLFAGDTLTTETVVEEKRLSSSRPGTGVVRLAHTGRNQDGTVVATATRTVLIRCRPEASA; encoded by the coding sequence ATGAGCATGCGCGACATCGAGCAGCGCGGACTGTACTTCGAGGAGTTCGACACGGGCGTGCGGTACCTGCATCGACCGGGGCGCACGGCGACCGAGGCCGACAACGTGCTCTTCACGACGCTCACCATGAACACGCAGGCGCTGCACCTCGACGCCGCCTTCGCCGACGCCAGCGAGCCGTTCCACGCGCGACTGATCAACTCGATGTGGACCCTGTCCACGATGGTCGGGACCTCGGTGGCGCAGCTCACGCAGGGCACGCTCGTGGCGCAGCTCGGCATGGGCGACATCGCGTTCCCGCACCCGCTTTTCGCGGGCGACACCCTCACCACGGAGACCGTCGTGGAGGAGAAGCGCCTGTCATCCTCCCGCCCGGGGACGGGGGTCGTGCGGCTCGCGCACACGGGGCGGAACCAGGACGGCACCGTGGTCGCCACGGCCACGCGCACGGTGCTGATCCGCTGCCGCCCGGAGGCGTCCGCATGA
- a CDS encoding HpcH/HpaI aldolase/citrate lyase family protein, whose protein sequence is MSLDLGPALLFCPADRPERFAKALDRADAVILDLEDAVLPAAKAEARANVRSAALDPARVIVRVNAPSSGEFDADLAALAETGFRTVMVAKSESASDLDGLGDAYDLIALCETARGVHAAPDIAAHPRVVALMWGAEDLVASLGGTSSRTAAGLYRDVARYARSRVLLEAGAHGKAAIDAVHVDIGDLEGLQQEAADAAASGFRATACIHPSQVPIVREAYRPDAETVAWARAVLEAAATERGVFRFDGRMVDEPVLRHARFVVSRAR, encoded by the coding sequence ATGAGCCTCGACCTCGGCCCCGCGCTGCTGTTCTGCCCGGCGGATCGCCCGGAGCGCTTCGCGAAGGCGCTCGACCGCGCCGACGCGGTCATCCTCGACCTGGAGGACGCGGTGCTTCCGGCGGCGAAGGCCGAGGCCAGAGCGAACGTGCGATCGGCCGCGCTCGACCCGGCGCGCGTGATCGTGCGGGTGAACGCGCCGAGCTCCGGCGAGTTCGACGCCGACCTCGCCGCCCTGGCGGAGACGGGCTTCCGGACGGTCATGGTCGCGAAGAGCGAGAGTGCGTCCGATCTCGACGGTCTCGGCGACGCGTACGACCTGATCGCGCTGTGCGAGACGGCGCGCGGTGTCCACGCGGCGCCCGACATCGCGGCGCACCCGCGGGTGGTCGCTCTGATGTGGGGAGCGGAGGATCTGGTCGCCTCACTCGGCGGCACGTCCTCGCGGACCGCGGCCGGCCTCTACCGCGACGTCGCCCGCTACGCCCGCTCGCGCGTGCTGCTGGAGGCGGGCGCGCACGGCAAGGCAGCCATCGATGCCGTGCACGTCGACATCGGCGACCTGGAAGGGCTGCAGCAGGAGGCCGCCGACGCTGCGGCATCCGGCTTCCGCGCCACGGCGTGCATCCACCCGAGCCAGGTGCCCATCGTGCGAGAGGCCTACCGTCCCGACGCCGAGACCGTCGCGTGGGCGAGGGCCGTGCTGGAGGCGGCCGCCACGGAGCGCGGTGTCTTCCGGTTCGACGGTCGCATGGTGGACGAGCCCGTGCTCCGGCACGCGCGCTTCGTGGTCTCCCGCGCCCGCTGA
- a CDS encoding histidine phosphatase family protein — MTHLTLIRHGQTDWNLARRIQGSTDIPLNDTGREDARWAAEKLAGTAHHAVYTSPLSRARETAEIIAQRLGLDIAGVVPDLREREFGEGEGLLVPDYISTYGDWHAEVPGAESLPDVGVRAIAALHRIAREARRRSAPQAESVLVVTHGGVIRAVIDHVSGGTLPREGTVLGNGSAHRFVAAPGYLRLLDESPVL; from the coding sequence GTGACCCACCTCACCCTCATCCGCCACGGACAGACCGACTGGAACCTCGCGAGGCGCATCCAGGGCTCCACCGACATCCCCCTCAACGACACCGGGCGCGAGGACGCACGCTGGGCCGCCGAGAAGCTCGCCGGGACCGCGCACCACGCCGTGTACACGAGCCCGCTCTCCCGCGCCAGGGAGACCGCGGAGATCATCGCGCAGCGTCTCGGGCTCGACATCGCCGGTGTCGTCCCCGACCTGCGCGAGCGGGAGTTCGGCGAGGGCGAGGGACTCCTGGTCCCCGACTACATCTCGACGTACGGCGACTGGCACGCGGAAGTTCCCGGCGCCGAGTCGCTGCCCGACGTCGGGGTGAGGGCGATCGCGGCCCTGCACCGCATCGCCAGGGAGGCGCGACGGCGTTCGGCCCCGCAGGCGGAGTCGGTGCTCGTGGTCACGCACGGCGGGGTGATCCGCGCCGTGATCGATCACGTCTCCGGCGGCACGCTCCCCCGCGAGGGCACCGTGCTGGGCAACGGCTCCGCGCACCGCTTCGTCGCGGCGCCGGGGTACCTGCGACTGCTCGACGAGTCGCCCGTGCTCTGA
- a CDS encoding Sir2 family NAD-dependent protein deacetylase: MSASNTAESSATLGRVADLLRGRRIAFLTGAGISTDSGIPAYRGEGARTRSDPMTIQTYLGDEAARRRYWVGGHLGWRAFAQAAPNPGHLAVAAMETAGTVSGVITQNVDGLHLRAGSSHVIEVHGTMRRVLCLHCGQVFDRRDIAVQIEELNPWITVPENVALAPDGDVLPESTDGFVIPACTVCGGMLKPDVVFFGEYVPQDRFRAAESLLRSSTALIVAGSSLVVNSGVRLVDRARRRGIPLIIVNREPTRADAWADATLAAGTSDVLPALQELLQ, from the coding sequence GTGAGCGCGTCGAACACCGCCGAGTCATCGGCCACCCTCGGCAGGGTCGCCGACCTGCTCCGCGGCCGGCGCATCGCCTTCCTCACCGGAGCCGGGATCTCGACCGACTCGGGCATCCCCGCCTATCGCGGCGAAGGCGCGCGCACGCGCAGCGACCCCATGACGATCCAGACGTACCTCGGTGACGAGGCCGCCCGACGACGGTACTGGGTGGGCGGGCACCTCGGCTGGCGCGCGTTCGCACAGGCCGCCCCCAACCCGGGACACCTGGCCGTCGCCGCGATGGAAACCGCCGGGACCGTGTCCGGTGTCATCACCCAGAACGTCGATGGCCTGCACCTGCGGGCCGGCAGCTCGCACGTGATCGAGGTCCACGGCACCATGCGCCGCGTCCTGTGCCTGCACTGCGGACAGGTGTTCGACCGACGCGACATCGCCGTGCAGATCGAGGAGCTCAACCCCTGGATCACCGTGCCCGAGAACGTGGCCCTCGCACCGGACGGCGATGTGCTGCCCGAGAGCACGGACGGCTTCGTGATCCCCGCGTGCACGGTGTGCGGCGGGATGCTCAAGCCCGACGTGGTGTTCTTCGGCGAGTACGTGCCCCAGGACCGATTCCGCGCGGCCGAATCCCTGCTGCGCTCCAGCACGGCCCTGATCGTCGCTGGCTCCTCCCTGGTCGTCAACTCCGGCGTGCGGCTCGTTGACCGCGCCCGACGCCGGGGGATCCCGCTCATCATCGTCAACCGCGAACCGACACGCGCCGACGCCTGGGCGGACGCCACGCTCGCCGCAGGCACCAGCGACGTCCTTCCCGCCCTCCAGGAGCTGCTGCAGTGA
- a CDS encoding TrmH family RNA methyltransferase — translation MHLTSVTDLDDPRLDDYRGLTDTALRAVTEPAEGLYIAETTTVIERAVAAGHRPRSVLVAERRVEEMARVLGELPVPVLVVSDELAERVTGYAVHRGALASMQRPALAPVADVIRGARLVLMLEGLGDHANVGAAFRAAAGLGADAVLVSARCADPLYRRSVRVSMGTVFQVPWTRMADLGEGMRDLTAQGFDVAALALDDGAVPLDVYAAERPERVALLMGSEGDGLSREALAAADTVVTIPMSGGVDSLNVASAAAVALWVLQN, via the coding sequence ATGCACCTGACGTCCGTGACCGACCTCGACGACCCGCGGCTCGACGACTACCGCGGGTTGACGGATACGGCGCTGCGGGCCGTCACCGAGCCGGCCGAGGGGCTCTACATCGCGGAGACGACGACGGTGATCGAGCGCGCGGTGGCGGCCGGTCACCGCCCGCGCTCCGTGCTCGTCGCCGAACGTCGGGTCGAGGAGATGGCGCGTGTGCTCGGAGAGCTGCCGGTCCCGGTGCTGGTCGTTTCCGACGAACTGGCCGAACGCGTCACGGGCTACGCCGTGCACCGCGGAGCCCTCGCGTCGATGCAGCGCCCCGCCCTCGCCCCGGTCGCCGACGTGATCCGCGGGGCCCGGCTCGTTCTGATGCTGGAGGGGCTCGGTGACCACGCGAACGTGGGCGCCGCGTTCCGTGCGGCCGCCGGGCTGGGGGCCGACGCGGTGCTGGTCTCGGCGCGCTGTGCCGATCCGCTGTACCGCCGGAGCGTGCGGGTGAGCATGGGAACGGTGTTCCAGGTGCCGTGGACCCGCATGGCCGACCTGGGTGAGGGGATGCGCGACCTCACCGCGCAGGGGTTCGACGTCGCCGCTCTCGCCCTCGACGACGGCGCGGTACCGCTGGATGTCTACGCTGCGGAGCGCCCGGAGCGGGTCGCCCTGCTGATGGGCTCGGAGGGGGACGGTCTGTCGCGGGAGGCCCTGGCTGCGGCGGACACCGTGGTGACGATCCCCATGTCGGGCGGCGTCGACTCGCTCAACGTCGCTTCCGCCGCTGCCGTCGCGCTGTGGGTGCTGCAGAACTGA
- a CDS encoding SGNH/GDSL hydrolase family protein, whose product MSDQESTRSPYVPNETPHPWRRFVAIGDSFTEGIGDPDPVNPGAHRGWADRVAEVLAQQVDDFAYANLAVRGKLIAQIVADQVEPAVALRPDLISICAGGNDVIRPGTDPDAIAAQLEDAVSRLSSTGAAVILFTGIDTGFTPVFRPFRGKVAIYNENVRAIAERHDCIVADQWALKVVQDARFFDDDRLHYNALGHHEVARMVLRALNVPNDLEAMQPEPLPLRTWRAARAEDLGWAREHLVPWVLRRLRHQSSGDNIAAKRPEPGPVILPGRD is encoded by the coding sequence ATGAGCGACCAGGAATCGACCAGGAGCCCCTACGTCCCGAACGAGACTCCGCATCCGTGGCGACGGTTCGTCGCCATCGGCGACTCCTTCACCGAGGGCATCGGCGACCCCGACCCCGTGAACCCCGGCGCCCACCGCGGCTGGGCCGATCGCGTCGCCGAGGTCCTCGCACAGCAGGTCGACGACTTCGCGTACGCCAACCTCGCCGTGCGCGGCAAGCTCATCGCGCAGATCGTCGCCGACCAGGTCGAGCCCGCCGTGGCGCTGCGGCCCGACCTCATCTCGATCTGCGCGGGCGGCAACGACGTCATCCGCCCCGGCACCGACCCGGACGCGATCGCCGCCCAGCTCGAGGACGCCGTGTCGCGCCTGTCGTCCACGGGCGCCGCCGTCATCCTGTTCACCGGGATCGACACCGGGTTCACCCCGGTGTTCCGACCCTTCCGCGGCAAGGTCGCGATCTACAACGAGAACGTGCGCGCGATCGCGGAGCGGCACGACTGCATCGTCGCCGACCAGTGGGCGCTCAAGGTCGTGCAGGACGCGCGATTCTTCGACGACGACCGGCTGCACTACAACGCGCTCGGGCATCACGAGGTGGCCCGCATGGTGCTGCGCGCCCTCAACGTCCCGAACGATCTGGAGGCCATGCAGCCCGAGCCGCTCCCCCTCCGTACGTGGCGGGCGGCCAGGGCCGAAGACCTGGGCTGGGCGCGGGAGCACCTCGTGCCGTGGGTGCTGCGGCGGCTGCGGCATCAGTCCTCGGGCGACAACATCGCCGCCAAGCGACCGGAGCCCGGACCGGTGATCCTCCCCGGCCGCGACTGA
- a CDS encoding DEAD/DEAH box helicase: protein MLSPSFPQRAPWGTASKLRAWQQEALDAYFQADQRDFLVAATPGAGKTTFALTLAVELMRMGEVDRVIVVAPTEHLKTQWADAAARVHIRLDPRFRNSHWAPARHYHGVVVTYAQVAAKSSIHRHLTEDAKTLVILDEVHHGGDALSWGDAIRDAYGPAKRRLLLSGTPFRSDTAPIPFVEYLPDETGARVSSTDYAYGYGRALADGVVRPVLFHMYAGKMRWRTSAGDELETHLGQDNTKDVTSQAWRTALDPEGDWMPAVLSAADRRLTEIRHHVPDAGGLVLATDQTVARAYAKILHSITREQPTIVLSDDATASERIEKFSAGTQRWMVAVRMVSEGVDVPRLAVGVYATSSSTPLFFAQAIGRFVRARRRGEAASVFLPHVPVLMKLANEMEKQRDHALDRGSKDEDGLDDSLLESANREEETSDALTQEFSYQAISSVAHFDRVVFEGKEFGQLAEPNTPEEEEFIGFPGLLEPEHVHELLMQRQARQSRHREVREAAEPATATTTLPAPLHRTLREQRQLLNSLVGLYARQSGQPHGAVHAELRRICGGPAVAQATVTQLQSRIEVLRKRVRS from the coding sequence ATGCTCTCTCCCTCCTTCCCTCAGCGCGCCCCGTGGGGAACGGCGAGCAAGCTGCGCGCGTGGCAGCAGGAGGCCCTCGACGCCTACTTCCAGGCCGACCAGCGCGACTTCCTCGTCGCTGCGACCCCGGGCGCCGGCAAGACCACGTTCGCGCTGACACTCGCGGTGGAGCTCATGCGGATGGGCGAGGTCGACCGGGTGATCGTGGTGGCCCCGACGGAGCACCTGAAGACGCAGTGGGCCGATGCGGCGGCTCGGGTGCACATCCGGCTCGACCCGCGGTTCCGCAACAGCCACTGGGCCCCCGCCCGGCACTATCACGGCGTCGTCGTCACGTACGCGCAGGTCGCTGCGAAGTCGTCGATCCATCGCCACCTCACGGAAGACGCGAAGACCCTGGTCATCCTCGACGAGGTGCACCACGGCGGCGACGCGCTGAGCTGGGGCGATGCGATCCGCGACGCGTACGGCCCTGCCAAGCGGCGGCTGCTCCTCTCGGGCACCCCGTTCCGCAGCGACACCGCGCCGATCCCGTTCGTGGAGTACCTGCCCGACGAGACGGGCGCCCGCGTGTCCAGCACCGACTACGCGTACGGCTACGGGCGTGCTCTCGCCGACGGTGTCGTCCGTCCTGTCCTGTTCCACATGTACGCGGGCAAGATGCGCTGGCGCACGAGCGCGGGCGACGAGCTGGAGACCCATCTCGGTCAGGACAACACGAAAGACGTCACGTCGCAGGCATGGCGCACGGCCCTCGACCCCGAGGGCGACTGGATGCCGGCCGTGCTCTCCGCCGCCGACCGTCGCCTCACCGAGATCCGCCATCATGTGCCGGACGCGGGCGGGCTGGTGCTGGCGACCGATCAGACCGTGGCCAGGGCGTACGCGAAGATCCTCCACAGCATCACCCGCGAGCAGCCCACGATCGTGCTGTCCGACGATGCCACGGCGTCGGAGCGCATCGAGAAGTTCTCCGCCGGCACTCAGCGCTGGATGGTCGCCGTGCGCATGGTGTCCGAGGGGGTGGACGTGCCGCGGCTCGCGGTGGGCGTGTACGCCACCTCGTCGTCGACCCCGCTGTTCTTCGCGCAGGCGATCGGCCGGTTCGTGCGGGCCCGACGCCGGGGCGAGGCGGCCAGCGTGTTCCTGCCCCACGTGCCCGTGCTGATGAAGCTCGCGAACGAGATGGAGAAGCAGCGCGATCACGCGCTCGACCGCGGCTCGAAAGACGAGGACGGTCTCGACGACTCGCTCCTGGAGAGTGCGAACCGCGAGGAGGAGACCTCCGACGCACTCACCCAGGAGTTCAGCTACCAGGCCATCTCGTCCGTCGCGCACTTCGATCGCGTCGTGTTCGAGGGCAAGGAGTTCGGTCAGCTCGCGGAGCCGAACACGCCGGAGGAGGAGGAGTTCATCGGCTTCCCCGGTCTGCTCGAGCCCGAGCATGTCCACGAGCTCCTGATGCAGCGCCAGGCGCGACAGTCCCGGCACCGGGAGGTGCGCGAGGCCGCGGAGCCGGCGACGGCCACCACGACGCTTCCCGCGCCGCTCCACCGCACCCTCCGCGAGCAGAGGCAGCTGCTGAACAGCCTGGTCGGGTTGTACGCGCGCCAGTCGGGACAACCGCACGGCGCCGTGCACGCCGAGCTCCGGCGCATCTGCGGGGGGCCGGCGGTCGCGCAGGCCACGGTCACTCAGCTGCAGTCGCGCATCGAGGTCCTCCGCAAGCGCGTCCGCTCCTGA